The genomic window TTCATTTGCACAAATTGATCGACCATAAAGTGAACTAAACTGATTTTTagcaaatgaagaaaaaaaacgatattttatatatttattgtctGTCATAATCAAAGTTTAAATAGACATTAAAATTGATATTTTGGGGGTATGtcattactgtaaatataagTGGTATATGTGCTGTATcttgtacaaaaaacaaaaaacaataatactCTGCCAACGCGAGCTGAAATGGTAAATTGGGTTAAAAGAATGAAATATTTGGCCACTCAATGAGATTTGCTTTGCATTGACTTTACATGTCAATTGTTATAAAATAATTCAGAGATATTTTCAGGTACCTAATTTGTGTTCTTCTACCAGTGGGACTGCAgcgaaataaaaatattttatttcataaCATTCCTCCATTTGTTTACCTCTGGGCTAATAGGAAAATTTGATTACATTCTAATTTAATAAACTTCAGTAATTATGTCATTAATTTgcatattttttctttaaaaagggtTAATCTTACTTACCCTAAACATGCAATAACAATTGGGTAAagaaatacagtggaacctcgatttgaAATCTTAATTGGGTcctgaacagggtttgtaaatagaaaagtttgtacaTTGAACCAAATGTATATATAAGacaaaatgtaaatatgaataataggTTCCACCCTCAGTAAGTGTACATTTAGTtatggtttgtacactttgaataCAACACAGagtgctatacagtactgcagtgattctcaaactgtggtacgtgtgcGCCATACAGTCcaatgccaaataatcacttgattattaCAGTGATTATTTTTCCtacattcaaacagtgttactgttcaaagtgtgtggccaaaatattaaatatacttgttttgATGAGATATGAAATGATTACTTAGGCATAATACGCAACTTTATTGTACTgtacattatggtggtacttggagagccaagtgttttctgaggtgatacttgatgaaaaaagtttgagaaccactgcagtactgtatatcaagcaAACAATTTATCAACTATTAACTGAACTATCCTCATTTGCAGCCTCACTAGCACTGTGGTGCACTcggtttgaaatcacaaaactaaGTTTAAAACCCAGGTTGCTACAATAATTGCTACCTTTCATTGACATCTGAAAATTTGTATCTTTCAAAATGAAGTCAGAATATTTGATGAAGAGtcccactgtacatacagtctagttgttaaaaacatattttgttttcTAGCCGACACGAGTACCACCTGACCTGGTGGACAAACTTGAGCGTCTGGCTTTGGTGGACTTCCGGAATAAAGAGGGTGTGGCCTGTTTGGAAAAAGCCATCCGCTTTGCAGATCAACTTCATGTTGTGGACACGTCTGGAGTCGAGCCCATGGATTCGGTTCTGGAGGACAGGTATGCAACAGCTTGCTCCTTTCACAGTGCATACCTCTCTATTACCTTTGTGCAACATTAAGATTGACgatacacacttactcctaggatCAAAAAGGGATCCGCTCATTAAAGTGTAACAAGTCatcaataaattaataaatatttacTTTCAGCACTTGAAATATTTTAAACACTTCAGATCAACCtattgatatgtttttttttatttgtggcttttttgtccaaaaatgcaatatttcaaaaaaaaaaaaaaaaacaaagttgcagGGTGGAATTAGTTGCGGTCGGTTAATTACTGCATTGATTACGTCAAATATTGATTTATAGCAGACAAATATGTGAGAGAAAGCAGGCAGGAGTTATTTAGTTCACAAACGTTTTTTATATTCATCTGCCatgttatttatgtatgtatatacttctGCCCGAGTGctgctgggataggttccagcactcCCCGCAACCTCGGGAGGGACAAGCAGTATGAAATGGATACAATTTTGATTGCATTTCAGTGGTTTAATGGCAGTTGTTTATACTCGTCAAAGCTCTGAGAATTATGCTAAGTTTTTTGGCACCATCTAGTGGTTAAAAGGCAAAATTACACAAACAATattatggtttgagtttattttgaacataaatgtattttttaaaaaaagttttaggTCATTTCCATGCAACCAAAAGAAGCCACTCCAACCTGTAGCctgttttgaaaacattttattattatattataccaaataatacattgcaagagTCTGTTTCAATCGACTCGTCACCCCAGAAATAAGAATGAGAAATCATTTGGTGCCCAAAGGCTCACATCTCTATGAACAATCATATCACATTAGGAACACATGTAATGTCAGATTTTGTCCCTGGGGGTGCTCAAGGGGTTAAATACTAGCATCCCattaaatatttgtgtttgtaatTCTTTATTTCACATCCAGAGTTTTATACCTGAGGCATGATGCAGTGACGGAAGGAAACCACGCAGAAGAACTTCTGCATCTCTCCAAAAACACAGTAGAGGAATATTATATGGCACCACCAGGTACAACAAAACAAACTAATGTTTAGCAACATGAAAGTAGTTGAGACATTTCCACCATGTTTTATTAATTGTCTTGCTCTTTATTTTACTACAGGAAATATTCCGTTGCCAAAGAGGGAAGAGCGGGTCGCCATGTTGCAACACTCTGAATTCTGACATTTTGGACTTTTATTGGTTTTGTAAAGTTTATTCTGGTTGGGCGGTGGTCATGGTGCAAATCAATGACAGGACACACAAACATTTACCTTCCTACTCAAACCTGTGGACAATTTAGAGTTTACCATTACCCTAACATGCAGGAGGATGTGGGAGTAAATTGGAGTTCCTGGAACAACCCACACAAGCACAGAGAGATTTCACATCCTTGTCCGTGCaggatgttttctttttttgtgtaaaCCTTATCTTGCAGTATAGTTTCAAAAGAAACAGTAAATGAGTAGTGTGCACCAAGAACAACATTCAAGTGTCTCTCACTCTTTAAAAATATCTGTTAAGGTCATGTAgttgaaaatatatttgaagGGTTCTTGTATACAATGCTAATCTTTTCTTTTTCACAGCAAGACTTATTCATTAGTTTAAAGTCACTTTATTAGAGCTATGACAtttactcttattttttttaattcagcacCTGTCAGCATAGCATCTTGGGTTGAAAGGATGGTCTCCCAATCTGATAAGAGCGACACCAATTAGTAACTGTCAATCGGGTTCTACATGAatcttttactttatttattggACCATATATATaaagtagaacagtggttcttaaccatagTTAGACTGCCCAaaatgtttctcagctgtggtccatatgaGCTGCAAGGGTACTCGGAAaggcggaggaagatggatggatggtacttagTTGGAATGCATTTTTCCACCATTTGTGGCAGTATCGActatcaaccaaaaaaaaaaaatcaggtgaAAGACAAGTAGAGACAGCAGGAGCAGCAACAGCAAATTAACACTGTTGGTAGTAACATATATTTGGAGAATGCAGCCTGTTGTCAACCTGGAACTCGTACCCT from Nerophis ophidion isolate RoL-2023_Sa linkage group LG07, RoL_Noph_v1.0, whole genome shotgun sequence includes these protein-coding regions:
- the gatc gene encoding glutamyl-tRNA(Gln) amidotransferase subunit C, mitochondrial → MATFSFSLGRTGWRVTRKGLPAFSVPQCFNGRICRRRHVVNLRRMFSSQPHNSKVPAAATWKPIQEEQLPAPTRVPPDLVDKLERLALVDFRNKEGVACLEKAIRFADQLHVVDTSGVEPMDSVLEDRVLYLRHDAVTEGNHAEELLHLSKNTVEEYYMAPPGNIPLPKREERVAMLQHSEF